In Pithys albifrons albifrons isolate INPA30051 chromosome 6, PitAlb_v1, whole genome shotgun sequence, a single genomic region encodes these proteins:
- the GNPNAT1 gene encoding glucosamine 6-phosphate N-acetyltransferase, producing the protein MMPVGTVMPDDTPMFDPRILHELDWSENTTTFSPAISPLDPGDGLVLRPLCTADLNRGFFKVLGQLTETGVASPEQFIKTFEHMKRSGDYYVTVVEDTNLGQIVATATLVIEHKFTHSCAKRGRIEDVVVSGECRGKQLGKLLISTLTLLSKRLNCYKITLECLPKNVDFYKKFGYLVSEENYMFQRFFN; encoded by the exons ATGATGCCGGTGGGCACCGTGATGCCGGATGACACGCCCATGTTTGATCCAAGGATTCTGCATGAACTTGACTGGAGCGAGAACACCACGACGTTTTCTCCTGCTATTTCTCCACTGGATCCAGGGGATGGGCTGGTTCTGAGACCACTTTGCACAGCTGATCTAAATCGAG GCTTTTTTAAGGTTCTGGGTCAGCTGACAGAAACTGGAGTTGCGAGCCCGGAGCAGTTTATCA AAACCTTTGAGCACATGAAGAGGTCAGGGGATTACTACGTTACCGTCGTGGAAGACACAAACCTGGGACAGATCGTTGCCACAGCAACGCTGGTTATAGAACACAAATTCACTCACTCCTGTGCCAAG AGAGGAAGGATAGAAGACGTGGTGGTCAGCGGGGAGTGCAGGGGGAAGCAGCTTGGAAAACT ATTAATATCCACCCTCACCTTGCTAAGTAAGAGACTGAACTGTTACAAAATCACGTTGGAATGTCTGCCCAAAAATGTGGATTTCTACAAGAAGTTTGGCTATTTGGTATCTGAAGAGAACTACATGTTTCAACGGTTCTTTAATTAA